From Onychostoma macrolepis isolate SWU-2019 chromosome 05, ASM1243209v1, whole genome shotgun sequence:
AGCACTCTTGTCAACAGGAAGCCACTTTTGTATTCACACACCATTTTCTGTTTCCACTGTAACGTACAGAAAGAGCTCCACTGCCCAGGAACATGATTGAGAACAGCATGTTTGAGGAAGAGCCAGATGTGGTGGATTTGGCGAAGGAGTCCCCATCCTACCCCATCGACTCAGACGATGTGGTCTATGAACCCCGCAGCTCGCGACTGTTAGTCCGAGGCCTTGGAGAAAACGACCTGGATGAAGACGAGGAAGATTACGAATCGTCTGCCCGTCTTCTTGGAATGTCCTTCATGAATCGCAGTTCCAACCAGCGCAGCGCTGCCTCATCCTACACCCGACAGCAGCATTCTGAATCGTGCTCCAAGCCTTCGACGAAGACTATGGTGGTAGGTGTTGTTGTTCTGGTTCTGGTGGCCTCCCTGTTAATGGTCTTCTACTTCCTGCTAGGCTGCACTTTCACCACAGCGGGCTGCCAGAAGACCAATTCGACCATGGACCGCATCTATCCCTTTTCCACAAACGGTGAACTTTTCCCATGGGCCGAGTTGAGGTTACCGCTCAGTGTGCATCCTGTGCATTACAATATTTCACTCCATCCCAACCTGACCCTGATGAACTTCCAAGGCAGTGTATCCATCTTAGTGCAAGTCTTGCATGAAACGAAGAATATTGTCCTTCACAGTTCTGATATGAACATAAGCAAGGCCACTTTTGAAGGCAAAGAGGTCCACTTCATGGAGTACAAACCTTGGCAGCAGATCGCCATCAAATTTTCAGAAGATCTTAAGCAGGGACAATACGTTTTGAACATTAACTACATGGCAAACCTCTCCAGCAGCTATGATGGCTTCTACAACAGCTCATATGTTGACACAAATGGTACAAAAAGGTATTTGCAGCCCAGTTAACCTTCTGAACAGTTAGGATGCATTTGAATTAACTATTTGGCTTCAGTGTGTTGATTGACAGTTACTTCTACTTAGTTATGTCTTTATTCCTCTCAGACACATCCTTTAATTCACTCCATCTTCTTCTAGAGTTTTGGCTGCTACTCAATTTGAGCCCTTGGCAGCCCGCAAGGCTTTTCCTTGTTTTGACGAGCCAGCTTTTAAATCAACTTTTACAATTAAGATGACCAGAGAAAGCAAGTACCTCAGCCTTTCAAACATGCCCAAGGTAGTTATTTTTGTAaacatctatttatttacttgcaaatatctttttctgtttgtttgtttttttttgttttcactttaaattaTGAAgataatacataaaacattttaaatgctgttcagttatgtcattatattttgtaacatttatttaattttagtcttTATAATAGAAAACTGAGAGACTGTAtttaatagtgtgtgtgtgtgtatatatgtgtgtatatatatatatatatatatatatatataaaatataaaatgtatgtgggTGTAGattctatttgttttatatatatatacacatacacacagcttctatttgttttattattatttcttttttttatgtttgtgaatttttataaggaattataaatattgtcatGTATGTTTTTCTTCGGGTTATAATATAAGTTTAGTAATGTTATTGTCCTTTTTTTCTAGGTCAAAACCACAGATTTAAAGAATGGGCTTCAAGAAGATGAGTTTGCGGAAAGTGTTAAAATGAGCACTTACCTAGTTGCATTTATTGTGGCTGATTTCATCAGTGTCAGTAATAATGTATCTAAAACTACGGTATGTGTTCTTCTTAAAATCAATATCTTGTGTTACAAATATTGTGGAAACATGTTGCGttataccccccccccccccccaaaatgtTGTGCAGGTGTCTGTGTATGCTGTTCCAGACAAAAAGGAACAAGTGCAGTATGCTCTGGACACTGCTTGCAAGCTGTTGGATTTCTACAATACGTTCTTTGAGAATGACTACCCGTTAAGCAAGCTGGGTGAGACGCCTTCCCGTAAAGAAACTCTTCACAACAGGGATTATTAGATTCCTAGAAGAGCTGGACATACACACTAatgttgttttataaataataaacctAAAATTGTTCATTTCTGTGACATGACGTGACCAAATGTCCTTCAAATCAACAGATCTAGTGGCTATTCCTGACTTCCTCGCTGGAGCCATGGAGAACTGGGGACTAATCACATTCCGCGAGACAACTTTGCTAGTAGGGAGTAATTCCTCCTCTATAGACAAGCGACTggtgacctctgtcattgctcATGAACTTGCCCACCAGGTAATTCACTTtataaataaagcaatattCTCATGACAGGGAAATAATAGTCACGTTTAAATGATTAACAACACGTGATAGAAATGTCTGAGTTGGTGGCTGCTTTACCAGGGTGTGTGTATTTAAGTATCATTTACATCCAGTTTTGATTACAATGTTGACCTACTTAATTGTTttcttaaaggcatagttcaccaaaaaaatgaaaactctgaaTTCAGAATATCCTCTTTTGTGTccaactcatacaggtttggaacaacgtgagagtgaaaaaatgacaacattttcatttttgagtgaactctccctttaagcTTTTAAGTGAAGTGAATGGCAATAGTGATATAGACATAAAACATATTATAGCATAAATTAACACAAATTATAagtctaaaataaatgtaatgtctTCAATGTCAGTGTTCATTGCTGTGTTCATTGTCATGTATTGTTCTTTTTCTGTTCAGTGGTTTGGAAATCTGGTCACTATGAGATGGTGGAATGATCTTTGGCTGAATGAAGGATTTGCAACCTACATGCAGTACATGTCAATTGAGACTGTGTTCTCGGGCCTTGACATCGTAAGTTTTATtctaaattaagaaatgaagagttcagatgcaaaagcctctataAGTGctatttgaaattttcttctaaaatgatcatttttctTAGGCTGCTATATTTATGTtccattatttcagtttaatgacaatgaaaagaacctatGCATTGCCATTAAAGAACctacacataggagcctgataaaaatgctcattttagaagaaaatttcaaagggcacttagaggcttttgcattaGAACTCTTCAAATATACCCTTTGcttctttaaataatttttttttttgatgttgttGATGTTTAAATGTAGTAATGGGGAATTAATTCCAAAAGAGTTCTCAACTCTGAGTAATCATAgagtatttttgtgtgtattgttttaatcatttttattatcatttggACATTTAACGCCATCATCCAACTGTTATAACTTGGTTGAATTCATTATATAATATGTTACAGTACTTTCTCTCTTCTGAAATAATATTCGAACAAGGCTGTTTCTCGTGACTTTTACCTCTGTACCATTAGGTATTGGCAACAACTAGGTAATTATGTTGATAGGTTACTCATCATTTCAAGTTAACTTCATTTGACTTATTTGGACAGCCTCTCTAGAAATGTGTTGTTTTAATACAATTTGAAGCTTTTTTTGAACAATTTCTTTAATTTAAGGCTTCATGTCGGTGAAAAAAATCTTGTATTTTTTACCTGACCCTGTTTTGATGTAAAGTAGATAGAGATGAAGAATCGATTTCATTAcgggagtggactttgagaaaGCTGGAATTGAACACCTATTTGAATGTGTgtcattcaaaatgtttatatttgatCTTGTGTCTTTCATTTCCAGGACACTGAATTCTTAAATGTTCGCTTTAAAGCGCTGGCCAAAGATGCACTGAACTCGTCCCACCCAGTGTCTACTTTTGTGAGCACCCCTGAGCAGGTGGAAGAGATGTTTGACTCTGTGTCTTATGAGAAGGTAAGTCATAAATTACCTGCTGCTTGTAAAGTGGCTTTAATTAACCCTCTTCCTGTGGTGAAATGTAATCACTTTTCGTTTAGTGTAATTGATTGTATAGCTATTCTCATAACTTAAACATGTTTCTTGGTCTGCCTTTTCACGCAAGGGGGCGTCGATACTGCTGATGCTCAATGCAACACTCACAGATGGGGAGTTTCGAAAAGGAGTGATTGAGTACTTACAAAAGTATAACCTATCAAACACAGAAAGTGAAGACTTATGGAACAGTCTTTCCCAGGTCAGACCTTTTCTAAGCGAGATGAAGTTATGATGCCTGCATTGTGATTTGGATTTCATTATTTACAAGAGCAAAACAAATACATGTTCTGAGTGtgataaatgcaattacaaaattaaacaaTGTGCACTTTTACATAATGATGAAGCAACTGAGCTGACATCTGAGCCATGTTTTATTAGTTTGCGCTAACATCCATGTTCTCCATAGGTGAGCAAACAAAACTTAAGTGTATCTGAGATGATGAACACCTGGACTGTTCATAAGGGCTTTCCTCTGGTCACAGTGAAGAGAAGTGGCACTCAAGTGACACTGATGCAAGAACATTTCCTTCTGAATGCTGAAAACAGCACGGACGACAGGTAGAGGACTTGTACTGCTGCTGTGAACATTGATCTAAAAATGTATCGCAGTGAATTATGGGGCTGTGGGCTGTcaaagttgttttaaaactaGTGTTCcaaagtttgggttcagtaagatttgttttaaGTATTACTAATATTTTTATACGTTAATCAAAAGTGttaatcaaataatcctgaaaaaatgtatcccagtttccacaaaaatataaaagagaTTCAGGccagaacagtaaagaagatttggtaacactttacttaaagcctttatgtttagtgcattataaaagtagtaatttaattaattatgccttgtaatgcattgtacgatctcatgaataattgttaccatagttaatacattataacgcttatcaattcattgttacactatgcattttagattcggttataattatttacgacaaggtataatgtattacaatacacattatgaataattataccctttaataaccctttataatacattataaataaaggctttaagtaaagtgttaccaaagatTTTTAGCTAAAACCACGGTCCTTGGtgtttcataaaatgcaagtcagtggCTACCGGCACTTTGCAAGtcaaaaaaagcatttacagacagacaagacaaaattaatacctctggctcctgatgatatgttgaggtaataatgttgtaaatggtgttcagtttcttgcacagaccaatcattttgcttcataagacctcaatatatcgtcAGGTGCCACAGGTATTAATTGTGTGTTGCCTGTATATGCTTTTTCTGACTCTCAAGGgctggtagccactgacttgcattttaAGAATAACCAAGACTATGGTTTTGGCTAAAAATCATCTTtagtgttctactgaagaaaaagagTCACATACATcttggcctgagggtgagtaaattcacagcgaattttcatttttggatgaagtaTCACTTTAAGCAACtgtttcaacactgatgatagtaaatgtttcttgagcagcagatcagctttgccatcacagaaataaattacatttacaatatatgaaaatagaaaaatattattttaaattctaataaaatttcataatattactgtttttaatgtatttttgatcaaataaatgcagccttggtgagcataaaagacttctttcaaaaaggtttttttttttttaaatcttaccgATCCCACTCTGGTGTATGTCATGGGAAAGAATAGTCTTGTTTGTTTTAAGGTGCGAATGTTTTAAAAAGGGACTTTTATATTGATCAGAGTCAGAGTCTAATATCGATCTATTAAGAAAGCAAGCTTAATGTGAACTCATCCTCTCTTGAGGTGGAATGTTAATTTGTCCACTTTTGTGTTACCCCATAGCAGCTTGTGGCATATTCCCCTGACGTATGTGACCGACAAATGTAGTGTTCTCAGCTCCTGCAAGCAAGTGTTCCATCTCAAGGATAAAACAGGTGAGTATTGTCCTCAGGACTGAGTGTAGTGGCATAGACAGATGTTTCTAACTACTGGACATATTCAGTAATGTAATGATTATTGCTTTAAATCTTTTCCAGCCACTTTAAAGCTTCCAGATCAGGTGAAGTGGTTGAAATTCAACTTCAGGAGTGATGGCTTCTACATGGTGCATTATGATGAGGAGGGATGGAAGGACTTGATTGGTGCTTTGAAGGAAGATGTGAATGTCCTCACCTGTAAAGACAGAGCAGCTCTCATCAATAACATCTTTGCTCTCTGCAGGTagatctgcatttaaaagaAGGTTTAAAGTTATTAGACATGACTTTAAAGAGATGATGATGCAGAATTCTCACAATCATGGAAAACCTGGAAAGAACATTTTATGAATTATGATTGtgattcagatttaaaaaaaaatttttctcttttgctcttttacgcagatttatatttttataatcatttaaataaatatagatttaattattctatcataaacaactgaaaaaaatcaCCAGAAATTGCCAAAATTGATTGGTGTGAGTGTAGTGCATTTTCAAGAACATCTCAGTGATATGATAATACTGTAATGCCCATCAATATGCAGTATGCAATATTctgcattaaatgatttgtcctttttaaaaaaataatttttttttttttattcaaatgtttgcagttagtaagattttttttttatcttttgaaagaagtttcttgtGCTCACcacggctgcatttatttgatcaaaaacatagtaatactttaaaatattattgctttttgaaataacggttttctattttaaaggtgccatagaatgcattgatacaatattttaaattgttctccgatatctacatagaaggta
This genomic window contains:
- the lnpep gene encoding leucyl-cystinyl aminopeptidase isoform X3, whose protein sequence is MESANHLNQQEYGAIERAPLPRNMIENSMFEEEPDVVDLAKESPSYPIDSDDVVYEPRSSRLLVRGLGENDLDEDEEDYESSARLLGMSFMNRSSNQRSAASSYTRQQHSESCSKPSTKTMVVGVVVLVLVASLLMVFYFLLGCTFTTAGCQKTNSTMDRIYPFSTNGELFPWAELRLPLSVHPVHYNISLHPNLTLMNFQGSVSILVQVLHETKNIVLHSSDMNISKATFEGKEVHFMEYKPWQQIAIKFSEDLKQGQYVLNINYMANLSSSYDGFYNSSYVDTNGTKRVLAATQFEPLAARKAFPCFDEPAFKSTFTIKMTRESKYLSLSNMPKVKTTDLKNGLQEDEFAESVKMSTYLVAFIVADFISVSNNVSKTTVSVYAVPDKKEQVQYALDTACKLLDFYNTFFENDYPLSKLDLVAIPDFLAGAMENWGLITFRETTLLVGSNSSSIDKRLVTSVIAHELAHQWFGNLVTMRWWNDLWLNEGFATYMQYMSIETVFSGLDIDTEFLNVRFKALAKDALNSSHPVSTFVSTPEQVEEMFDSVSYEKGASILLMLNATLTDGEFRKGVIEYLQKYNLSNTESEDLWNSLSQVSKQNLSVSEMMNTWTVHKGFPLVTVKRSGTQVTLMQEHFLLNAENSTDDSSLWHIPLTYVTDKCSVLSSCKQVFHLKDKTATLKLPDQVKWLKFNFRSDGFYMVHYDEEGWKDLIGALKEDVNVLTCKDRAALINNIFALCRSGKVFFRQVLNLMDYIRNETETAPLTEALFQLGQIYRLLDKRSELNLASRMTSYIEDHFGSLMESQSWDLETSVSKMTLRSALLEMACSLNISNCTTQAKHLFDQWFTSNKTSQIPSDLMRTVFKVAAQTDEGWGKLLDMYKYSINDPEKRKTLEALASTQDVRKIIWILQKSLDGSEIQTQEFPLVINTVCKNFAGYLYAWDFVKENWEKITQKFPVGSFAIQSIIMSATSQFSTKTHLMEAQNFFTSLGTKGSQMRIVQEAIETIKLNMRWMENNLDILQHWL
- the lnpep gene encoding leucyl-cystinyl aminopeptidase isoform X2 — its product is MCDSSPFPGLNTRNSFNWKRIFFFFYFRPAFKHLSMETFESERAPLPRNMIENSMFEEEPDVVDLAKESPSYPIDSDDVVYEPRSSRLLVRGLGENDLDEDEEDYESSARLLGMSFMNRSSNQRSAASSYTRQQHSESCSKPSTKTMVVGVVVLVLVASLLMVFYFLLGCTFTTAGCQKTNSTMDRIYPFSTNGELFPWAELRLPLSVHPVHYNISLHPNLTLMNFQGSVSILVQVLHETKNIVLHSSDMNISKATFEGKEVHFMEYKPWQQIAIKFSEDLKQGQYVLNINYMANLSSSYDGFYNSSYVDTNGTKRVLAATQFEPLAARKAFPCFDEPAFKSTFTIKMTRESKYLSLSNMPKVKTTDLKNGLQEDEFAESVKMSTYLVAFIVADFISVSNNVSKTTVSVYAVPDKKEQVQYALDTACKLLDFYNTFFENDYPLSKLDLVAIPDFLAGAMENWGLITFRETTLLVGSNSSSIDKRLVTSVIAHELAHQWFGNLVTMRWWNDLWLNEGFATYMQYMSIETVFSGLDIDTEFLNVRFKALAKDALNSSHPVSTFVSTPEQVEEMFDSVSYEKGASILLMLNATLTDGEFRKGVIEYLQKYNLSNTESEDLWNSLSQVSKQNLSVSEMMNTWTVHKGFPLVTVKRSGTQVTLMQEHFLLNAENSTDDSLWHIPLTYVTDKCSVLSSCKQVFHLKDKTATLKLPDQVKWLKFNFRSDGFYMVHYDEEGWKDLIGALKEDVNVLTCKDRAALINNIFALCRSGKVFFRQVLNLMDYIRNETETAPLTEALFQLGQIYRLLDKRSELNLASRMTSYIEDHFGSLMESQSWDLETSVSKMTLRSALLEMACSLNISNCTTQAKHLFDQWFTSNKTSQIPSDLMRTVFKVAAQTDEGWGKLLDMYKYSINDPEKRKTLEALASTQDVRKIIWILQKSLDGSEIQTQEFPLVINTVCKNFAGYLYAWDFVKENWEKITQKFPVGSFAIQSIIMSATSQFSTKTHLMEAQNFFTSLGTKGSQMRIVQEAIETIKLNMRWMENNLDILQHWL
- the lnpep gene encoding leucyl-cystinyl aminopeptidase isoform X1, with the protein product MCDSSPFPGLNTRNSFNWKRIFFFFYFRPAFKHLSMETFESERAPLPRNMIENSMFEEEPDVVDLAKESPSYPIDSDDVVYEPRSSRLLVRGLGENDLDEDEEDYESSARLLGMSFMNRSSNQRSAASSYTRQQHSESCSKPSTKTMVVGVVVLVLVASLLMVFYFLLGCTFTTAGCQKTNSTMDRIYPFSTNGELFPWAELRLPLSVHPVHYNISLHPNLTLMNFQGSVSILVQVLHETKNIVLHSSDMNISKATFEGKEVHFMEYKPWQQIAIKFSEDLKQGQYVLNINYMANLSSSYDGFYNSSYVDTNGTKRVLAATQFEPLAARKAFPCFDEPAFKSTFTIKMTRESKYLSLSNMPKVKTTDLKNGLQEDEFAESVKMSTYLVAFIVADFISVSNNVSKTTVSVYAVPDKKEQVQYALDTACKLLDFYNTFFENDYPLSKLDLVAIPDFLAGAMENWGLITFRETTLLVGSNSSSIDKRLVTSVIAHELAHQWFGNLVTMRWWNDLWLNEGFATYMQYMSIETVFSGLDIDTEFLNVRFKALAKDALNSSHPVSTFVSTPEQVEEMFDSVSYEKGASILLMLNATLTDGEFRKGVIEYLQKYNLSNTESEDLWNSLSQVSKQNLSVSEMMNTWTVHKGFPLVTVKRSGTQVTLMQEHFLLNAENSTDDSSLWHIPLTYVTDKCSVLSSCKQVFHLKDKTATLKLPDQVKWLKFNFRSDGFYMVHYDEEGWKDLIGALKEDVNVLTCKDRAALINNIFALCRSGKVFFRQVLNLMDYIRNETETAPLTEALFQLGQIYRLLDKRSELNLASRMTSYIEDHFGSLMESQSWDLETSVSKMTLRSALLEMACSLNISNCTTQAKHLFDQWFTSNKTSQIPSDLMRTVFKVAAQTDEGWGKLLDMYKYSINDPEKRKTLEALASTQDVRKIIWILQKSLDGSEIQTQEFPLVINTVCKNFAGYLYAWDFVKENWEKITQKFPVGSFAIQSIIMSATSQFSTKTHLMEAQNFFTSLGTKGSQMRIVQEAIETIKLNMRWMENNLDILQHWL
- the lnpep gene encoding leucyl-cystinyl aminopeptidase isoform X4 — protein: MIENSMFEEEPDVVDLAKESPSYPIDSDDVVYEPRSSRLLVRGLGENDLDEDEEDYESSARLLGMSFMNRSSNQRSAASSYTRQQHSESCSKPSTKTMVVGVVVLVLVASLLMVFYFLLGCTFTTAGCQKTNSTMDRIYPFSTNGELFPWAELRLPLSVHPVHYNISLHPNLTLMNFQGSVSILVQVLHETKNIVLHSSDMNISKATFEGKEVHFMEYKPWQQIAIKFSEDLKQGQYVLNINYMANLSSSYDGFYNSSYVDTNGTKRVLAATQFEPLAARKAFPCFDEPAFKSTFTIKMTRESKYLSLSNMPKVKTTDLKNGLQEDEFAESVKMSTYLVAFIVADFISVSNNVSKTTVSVYAVPDKKEQVQYALDTACKLLDFYNTFFENDYPLSKLDLVAIPDFLAGAMENWGLITFRETTLLVGSNSSSIDKRLVTSVIAHELAHQWFGNLVTMRWWNDLWLNEGFATYMQYMSIETVFSGLDIDTEFLNVRFKALAKDALNSSHPVSTFVSTPEQVEEMFDSVSYEKGASILLMLNATLTDGEFRKGVIEYLQKYNLSNTESEDLWNSLSQVSKQNLSVSEMMNTWTVHKGFPLVTVKRSGTQVTLMQEHFLLNAENSTDDSSLWHIPLTYVTDKCSVLSSCKQVFHLKDKTATLKLPDQVKWLKFNFRSDGFYMVHYDEEGWKDLIGALKEDVNVLTCKDRAALINNIFALCRSGKVFFRQVLNLMDYIRNETETAPLTEALFQLGQIYRLLDKRSELNLASRMTSYIEDHFGSLMESQSWDLETSVSKMTLRSALLEMACSLNISNCTTQAKHLFDQWFTSNKTSQIPSDLMRTVFKVAAQTDEGWGKLLDMYKYSINDPEKRKTLEALASTQDVRKIIWILQKSLDGSEIQTQEFPLVINTVCKNFAGYLYAWDFVKENWEKITQKFPVGSFAIQSIIMSATSQFSTKTHLMEAQNFFTSLGTKGSQMRIVQEAIETIKLNMRWMENNLDILQHWL